The sequence CCACACACCAGGAGAAAAAGCATGTCCGCTCCCTGTCCCGCCACCGAAGAACCGGCTGGTTCCATGGGTTTCTTTGAACGCTATCTCACACTCTGGGTCGCGCTGTGCATCGTTGCCGGGATTCTGCTCGGCAAGTTCGCCCCCGGCGTCGCGCAGTCACTCGATGGCATGGCGCTAATGGTCAACGGCGCACCGGTCGTCTCGATTCCGATTGCCCTCTGCCTGTTCTTCATGATGTACCCCATCATGGTCAAAATCGATTTTGGCGAAGTGGTCCGAGCCGGCAAGGCGATGAAGCCAGTCGGGCTGACACTCGTTATTAACTGGCTCATCAAGCCGTTCACAATGTATGCGATCGCCGCTTTCTTTCTGGGAACACTGTTTCTTGGATTCATCGGCCCGGACGCCGTCGATCATGTGAAGCTGCCGCTCGGACAGGACCTCGCCGTCGGAGCCCAGTACGGCTCGGGCGAAGTCGTTCTGATTAACGGCGCGAAGATGCTCGAAGTGCCGCTCTGGCGGAGTTATCTCGCCGGCTGCATTCTGCTCGGCATCGCCCCCTGTACCGCGATGGTGCTCGTGTGGGGATACCTCGCTCGCGGCAACGACGGACACACGCTCGTAATGGTTGCCATTAACTCGCTGACGATGCTCGTGCTCTACGGCGTCCTCGGCGGCTTTCTGCTCGGCGTCGGCAAACTCCCCGTGCCGTGGGAGGCGCTGCTGTTGTCGATCGCGGTTTATGTCGCCCTGCCGCTGGTCGCCGGGTTTCTGTCGCGGAAGTGGATCATCGCCGCAAAGGGAGAAGACTGGTTCCGCGAGAAGTTTCTGCATTACCTCACGCCGGTTACGATTGTCGCGCTGCTGACCACACTGGTCCTGCTCTTCTCCTTCAAGGGAGAAATGATTCTCTCCAATCCGCTGACGATCCTCTGGATCGCCATTCCACTGACGATTCAAACCGTGCTCATCTTCGCTGTCGCCTACGCGGCTGCCCTGATGATGGGCCTCAGTTATGAAAACGCCGCTCCGACGGCGATGATTGGCGCCTCGAATCACTTTGAGGTTGCGATCGCGACTGCGGTCATGTTGTATGGACTCTCTTCCGGGGCGGCTCTGGCCACCGTGGTTGGGGTCCTGATTGAAGTCCCGCTGATGCTGCTGCTTGTTCGTGTCTGCCTTCGGACTCAGAACTGGTTCACGAACGAACGCGAGCCGCAACCGGAAACCGTCACCACGTCCCCCATCTCCTGACACAGGGTTTTGATTTCATGAGTAAACGCGTCCTGATTCTCTGCACCGGAAACTCCTGTCGTTCCCAGATGGCCGAAGCTCTCTGGCAGACGCTCGGCAATGGCGAATGGCAGGCCGAGTCGGCCGGGTCGAAGCCCGCCGGCTATGTGCACCCTCTGGCCGTGAAAGCGATGCAGGAACTCGATATCGACATCTCGAACTACGAGAGCAAGTCGCTCGATCAGTTCCGCGAGGAGCCTTTCGATCTCGTTGTCACGGTTTGCGACAACGCCCAGGAAGCCTGTCCGGTCTTCCCCGGTGGCGGCGAAGTCTTTCACTGGCCCTTCTTCGATCCGGCTCACGCCACCGGCAGCGAAGACGAACAGCTGGTGGTCTTCCGCCGCGTCCGCGACGAGATCCGCGAGCGCATTCAACAGTACCTCGATAATCCTTCCACCAAGTGAGGTGACCCATGACTCAGCAATCCGCCGTCGATTTTCCCGGTCAGTTCCGTCTCCACATCGCACTCAACGTGAAGAGTGTTGAGAAATCGAAGCCGTTCTACGAACTCCTGCTCGGTACCGCACCGAGCAAAGAACGCCCCCGCTACGCAAAGTTCGAACCGGTTGACCCCTCGGTCAATCTGACGCTGAATGAAGTGACCGAAGACTTTGCCGTCCAAGGCGCGTCGGCTCATTTCGGCATTCAGGTGAAGAGCGTCGCTGAAGTGCACGCGGCGAAGGAGCGATTCGAGAAGGCCGGTTTTCGGACCATCACCGAAGAAGCGACCACCTGTTGTTACGCGGTGCAGGATAAAGTCTGGGCGATCGATCCGGACGGGCACAAGTGGGAAGTCTTTGTCGTTCTGCAGGCTGACGCCAAAGACGAGCTGTATGCTCAGGCGGGCTGCTGTGGTCCGGAGACCGTTTCGCTCGACAGCTGTTCCACGTCGTCCCCTTCCTGAATGAATGCTGTTCCACCGACGGGTGGCTTGATTTCCGCCCCCCGGTCCACAAGCATACGATGGTACGAAAGACCCGTCCGCTCCCCCCCCGCCCGGATTCGACTCATGCCCCGCCGATTCTCGCTGCTGTTGTTCTCACTGGCCGTTCTGCTCTGTTCTTCCGCCGCGATCGCGCAGGATCATGTCCGCGATCTGCAGACGAAAGCCATTGAAGATGGCCAGGCCGAGTTTGGCCACTGGGGGTGGGAACAGGACAACTACAAACTGTGGGGCACCCACTCGAACCGTCTGATTCCGGTCTACACGTTCGGCACGCTCAATGCCGGTCCGGGGGTTGATCTGACGTCTTATCAGGGAGCAAACAGTCCGTATCGGAATCCGGCAGCCGTGCGTCAGATTTACGGCCGGGTTCCCGACGGCACCGTGAACCCCAAAGCCGACTATTTCGATCAGACCAACATTTACGACATTCAGCTCGCCGCGTTGCGAGCCGGGAAGAAGCACGTCTTTCTGGTTGTCTTCGATGGCATGGACTGGCAGACAACCCGAGCCGCCAGCATCCACAAGACCGGGAAAGTCGCCTACGATTCCGGTCGCGGTTCTGGACTGCATATGCAGGACTACACGGCTGGCGGGAACACACAGTTCGGCTGGATGGTCACCTCCCCCTGGGCCGACGACATCAAAATCGATGTCGACAAACAGACCGTCGCCTACGATGTGAACCCCAACTTTGGCGGCTATGCAGCCGAGATCGCTGGCGAGTTTCCGTGGTCCTCCTCGACCGATCTGCAGTACCTCGTCGGCAAAGCGGAGAACGAGACGTTCCGCCACGCCTACACCGACTCCTCCAGCTCGGCCAGTTCGATGACAGCCGGAATCAAGACGTTCAACTCGAGTGTGAACGTCGATCCGGAAGGTATGCAGGTTTCGACGATCGCCCGCATCGCTCAACTGCGAGGCATGAAGGCGGGAGCCGTCACCAGCGTGCCGATCAGCCACGCCACCCCGGCAGCCGCTTACGCTCACAATGTCGCCCGCGATGACTATCAGGATCTGACGCGCGATCTGCTCGGACTCAAATCGGTCAGCCATCCGGAATCGACCTGGCCGGGGCTCGATGTTCTCATCGGGTGCGGCTACGGCGTGGAACGCAACAAGGATTCCGGACAGGGCGAGAACTTCGTCCCCGGCAACGCGTATCTGGCCGAGCAGGATCTGCTGGCGATCGATGTCCGCTCCGGCGGCAACTATGTGGTCGCGACTCGCACCGAAGGCATGCCCGGCCCGGAACTGCTGGAAGTGAAAGCGACCGACGCCATCGATCAAGGCAAGCGCCTCTTCGGTTTCTTCGGCAGCGCCAAGGGCCACCTGCCATTCCAGACCGCCAACGGCGACTTCACTCCAACGGTCGGACGCTCCAACAAGAAAGAGGAGTACTCCGAGGGCGACATCAAAGAGAACCCGACGCTGAGTGACTTCACCCGTCAGGCGATCCGTGTACTTTCGCATGAAGACCAGCCGTTCTGGCTGATGGTCGAAGCCGGCGACGTCGACTGGGCCAACCACGACAACAATATCGACAACTCCATCGGAGCGGTCCTGAGTGGCGATGCAGCCGTGAAGGTGATCACCGACTGGGTCGAAGCCGAAAGCAACTGGGACGAATCGCTCCTGATCGTCACCGCCGACCACGGCCACTACCTCGTCCTTGAGCAGCCCGAACTTCTGGTCGCCCCCGCCCAAAAGTAAGTTGCGTCTTGAGGTACCAATTCCTCGTCGTGCTATAAACACGGCTGTGCGCCGCAGAGCCGCTTGCGCGATGGAAGTTCAGGTCAACCACAGAGGCACAGAGGTCACGGCGAAGTGCTGATGCAAATCGTGTCCGTCGAGCAGGGGATCTCTGTATTCTCTGTGCCTCTGTGGTAAGATTCACACTTGTTAAACGCGGTGACAACGTTTCCAGGTCGTTCAGCGTCCGACAGAAATCTAAGGAGCGTCCAGGTGGGTCAGGATCAAGCGGAAATCACACGGCGAACAGCCGCGGCTTTGGACGCCATCCAGAAGGCGTTCGCTGAGGGCGACGACGCAGTCACCCTCTTCGTTTCTCACCATCTCGAAGAGATTGAAGAGGCTTACTGGCAAGAACACGCCGGGACGCCCCAGCCGACGGATCAGCAGGTGCTTGACCTCCTCGTCCTCGCTGACCACTGGGATGAGGACGACGAGGAAGGAATTCAAACGTTCGACTTCACTCTCCCAGCCGACGCAACCAACTACATGATCTCGGTCTACTTCACCGACGACGGGCAGATCGAGTCCATCACGATGGAAAGTTGATTGCGTGCCACCGTCGGAGAGTCTGCGGCTTCGTGTGAGCCCCGATGCAGAGTCGATGGGCATGAGAAGTTTGGTCCACCACTTCCGTTGACAACAGCACGCGAGTTTGGAGCATTCCACGAACCGCAGGCGGGAGCCTGCCCTACAGTTGGAGGCGCACCCCGCGCACAAAAAAATCACGCCTGTTTGCACAGGCGTGATTTGTCGTTTCAACCGCAGTGCGGCGATTAGCCTTCGAGGTCGTCGGCGTCGACTTCGATGGTGCCGACGTCGACGGTTTCGCCGTCTTTGATTTCGACGTCGAGGCCGCGTTCGATGTAGCCGACGCGTTCGTGCCAGATGCGGAAGGTGTGTTCGCCTTCCGGCACGTTCTCGATTTTGAACTCACCCTTGTCGTTCGAGACGACGGCGTACGGATGGTCGACGACCAGCCAGTAAGCGGTCATCCAGGGGTGGATGTCGCATTTGACCTGCATCGGCAGGAGTTCGCTCTGCGGGTACTCGAGCTCAACGCCCTTGGTGTCGTTGGCACCGACGAGCAGGTTGTGCGGCGAGTTCTTCAGCGGGTAAGTGTGAACGTTGTGTCCGCAGGCATCGTTGGAGATCACGTTGACCTTTTGATCGGTCCGCACGACCAGCGAGCGGGGGAAGAATTCACAGCCCTTCTGGTCGAAGACAACCTTCGGCTCGGCCGACTTCTCCAGATCCGGATGAATGTCCGGGGTGCCGCGACGCTGATACAGGTAAACGAAACAGTTCGCCAGTTCGCCCTTCTCGCCGACGACGACCGAGCGGTCGGGAACGGCATTCACGGCACAGACCGAAGCATCTTTCACATTGGCGCCTTTGGCGACCAGTTCCGGCGGATTGGGGGCATCGCCCTTAACGACGATCTTCCCGGTGACTGTTCCCCAGCCTTCGGCGAAACAGGGCGCGGCGGCTGCAACAACAGCGAGCATCAGGCTGAATGCCAGAGATTTTCTCATGAGAAACTCCTCGTCTTTCAGATCTCTTCTAGAATGTTTCACGATTTAAGCCGACCGCACCGGTGGGGGCTCCGCGCACGCCGCAAACGGCAGGCTTCCGGAGGGTGGGGTCGCGTGGCACCATCAACTGGTGAGATGGAGACCGGAATGCACGTTCTGTACCGTCCAATCTCCCGCAGGAAGGATGTCATATCACGCCCCATCTTACCAGCGAACAAACATAACGGCGAGTGTTTATTTGCCGAAATTCGCTGCCACTACTGAATTTTGGGCACGTGCGGCGCATAATGCAGCCCTGTTTTTCCAAGTTTTTCGACAACGACTCCAAACTGATCTCTGACGACATGCCTGCCAAGAAAAAGACCGCTTCCAAAGCTGCTTCGACTTCCTCGCCATCGACCGGCCGCCGTTACTGGCTGATGAAATCAGAAGAGAGCTGCTATTCCATTGATCATCTGGCTGCCGAGAAGAACAAGACGACCTTCTGGGACGGCATCCGCAACTATCAGGCCCGGAATATGTTGCGGGACGACATTAAAAAGGGCGATGGTGTCCTGTTCTACCACAGCAACTGCGATCCGCTCGTCATCGCCGGCACGGCCAAAGTGGTGAAGGAAGGCTACGCCGATCACACCGCGTTCGATCCGGTCGAGAAGCACTACGATCCCAAGAGCAATCCGGACAACCCGACCTGGTACATGGTCGATATCAAACTGGTGAAGAAGTTCCCCGAGCCAGTCACGCGCGACATGCTCAAGGAAGATCCGGTCACGAAGAACATGATGGTGCTCGCCCGGGGCTCCCGGCTTTCGGTGCAGCCAGTCACCGAAGAAGAATGGGAAGCAGTTCACCGACTCGCCGACGTCAAACCGTAGGCGAATCGACGTGCCGGTTACGCCTGCCGGTGCTCGTCCTCGGTTTCCCGCAGCAGTTGCTCCCAGCAATCTCCCCGGGCTTCGTAATGCATGAACTCGTTGAAGCTCGGGAATCCCGGCGAGAGGAGAAGTGTGTCACCGTCTGCGGAATGCCGCCAGCACCAGTCCCAGGCTTCGCCGAGCGTCTCGGCTTCTCCCAACTGCAGTTGAGGGGAGAGTTCGTGCAGATCCTCGATCAGCGTTTCGCCAGCCGGTCCCATACAGGCGACGCCGCGAAGATGCGGGCAGCGGACAATGCTCTGCAAAAGCTCGTCGGTGTCGTCCGCCGATTTGGCCCCGCCGAGCACGAGCCAGCCCGGACCCGTCAACGACTGAAG is a genomic window of Rubinisphaera margarita containing:
- a CDS encoding ArsI/CadI family heavy metal resistance metalloenzyme yields the protein MTQQSAVDFPGQFRLHIALNVKSVEKSKPFYELLLGTAPSKERPRYAKFEPVDPSVNLTLNEVTEDFAVQGASAHFGIQVKSVAEVHAAKERFEKAGFRTITEEATTCCYAVQDKVWAIDPDGHKWEVFVVLQADAKDELYAQAGCCGPETVSLDSCSTSSPS
- a CDS encoding arsenate reductase ArsC; translated protein: MSKRVLILCTGNSCRSQMAEALWQTLGNGEWQAESAGSKPAGYVHPLAVKAMQELDIDISNYESKSLDQFREEPFDLVVTVCDNAQEACPVFPGGGEVFHWPFFDPAHATGSEDEQLVVFRRVRDEIRERIQQYLDNPSTK
- a CDS encoding DUF2004 domain-containing protein, yielding MGQDQAEITRRTAAALDAIQKAFAEGDDAVTLFVSHHLEEIEEAYWQEHAGTPQPTDQQVLDLLVLADHWDEDDEEGIQTFDFTLPADATNYMISVYFTDDGQIESITMES
- a CDS encoding EVE domain-containing protein — its product is MKSEESCYSIDHLAAEKNKTTFWDGIRNYQARNMLRDDIKKGDGVLFYHSNCDPLVIAGTAKVVKEGYADHTAFDPVEKHYDPKSNPDNPTWYMVDIKLVKKFPEPVTRDMLKEDPVTKNMMVLARGSRLSVQPVTEEEWEAVHRLADVKP
- a CDS encoding alkaline phosphatase; protein product: MPRRFSLLLFSLAVLLCSSAAIAQDHVRDLQTKAIEDGQAEFGHWGWEQDNYKLWGTHSNRLIPVYTFGTLNAGPGVDLTSYQGANSPYRNPAAVRQIYGRVPDGTVNPKADYFDQTNIYDIQLAALRAGKKHVFLVVFDGMDWQTTRAASIHKTGKVAYDSGRGSGLHMQDYTAGGNTQFGWMVTSPWADDIKIDVDKQTVAYDVNPNFGGYAAEIAGEFPWSSSTDLQYLVGKAENETFRHAYTDSSSSASSMTAGIKTFNSSVNVDPEGMQVSTIARIAQLRGMKAGAVTSVPISHATPAAAYAHNVARDDYQDLTRDLLGLKSVSHPESTWPGLDVLIGCGYGVERNKDSGQGENFVPGNAYLAEQDLLAIDVRSGGNYVVATRTEGMPGPELLEVKATDAIDQGKRLFGFFGSAKGHLPFQTANGDFTPTVGRSNKKEEYSEGDIKENPTLSDFTRQAIRVLSHEDQPFWLMVEAGDVDWANHDNNIDNSIGAVLSGDAAVKVITDWVEAESNWDESLLIVTADHGHYLVLEQPELLVAPAQK
- the arsB gene encoding ACR3 family arsenite efflux transporter, yielding MSAPCPATEEPAGSMGFFERYLTLWVALCIVAGILLGKFAPGVAQSLDGMALMVNGAPVVSIPIALCLFFMMYPIMVKIDFGEVVRAGKAMKPVGLTLVINWLIKPFTMYAIAAFFLGTLFLGFIGPDAVDHVKLPLGQDLAVGAQYGSGEVVLINGAKMLEVPLWRSYLAGCILLGIAPCTAMVLVWGYLARGNDGHTLVMVAINSLTMLVLYGVLGGFLLGVGKLPVPWEALLLSIAVYVALPLVAGFLSRKWIIAAKGEDWFREKFLHYLTPVTIVALLTTLVLLFSFKGEMILSNPLTILWIAIPLTIQTVLIFAVAYAAALMMGLSYENAAPTAMIGASNHFEVAIATAVMLYGLSSGAALATVVGVLIEVPLMLLLVRVCLRTQNWFTNEREPQPETVTTSPIS